In Duganella zoogloeoides, a single genomic region encodes these proteins:
- a CDS encoding D-2-hydroxyacid dehydrogenase family protein — protein MKIAILDDYQNASSGIKSYQILNGHEVKVFNNTTRGLGQLAIRLAPFDALVLIRERTALNRALLAKLPNLKLISQTGKLAGHVDVAAATELGIAIAEGVGSPTAPAELTWALIMAAARKIVPYANNLRDGLWQTASVNPQLNGLGFVLKGRKLGIWGYGKIGQLVAGYGRAFGMQVVVWGSETSRNKAVADGYAAAASREAFFAEADVLSVHLRLNDATRGIVTAADLARMQPTALFVNTSRAELVATGALEQALTQGRPGYAALDVFESEPLAPTSALLRIPTVLATPHLGYVEQDSYELYFRHAFQNIVDFAAGKFDAINNPDFQHNARKLSP, from the coding sequence ATGAAAATCGCCATACTTGATGATTACCAGAACGCGAGCTCCGGAATAAAAAGTTATCAGATATTGAACGGACACGAGGTAAAAGTGTTCAACAATACAACACGCGGCCTCGGCCAGCTGGCAATCCGCCTGGCGCCGTTCGATGCCTTGGTGCTGATCCGCGAACGCACTGCACTCAACCGTGCGCTGCTGGCCAAGCTGCCCAATCTGAAACTCATTTCGCAGACCGGCAAGCTGGCCGGCCATGTCGATGTGGCGGCCGCGACCGAGCTGGGCATCGCGATTGCCGAGGGTGTCGGCTCCCCCACCGCACCGGCCGAGCTGACCTGGGCCCTGATCATGGCGGCAGCGCGCAAGATCGTGCCGTACGCGAACAACCTGCGCGACGGACTGTGGCAAACCGCTTCCGTCAATCCGCAATTGAACGGCCTGGGCTTCGTGCTCAAGGGCCGCAAGCTCGGTATCTGGGGCTATGGCAAGATCGGCCAGCTGGTGGCCGGCTATGGCCGCGCATTCGGCATGCAGGTGGTGGTGTGGGGCAGCGAGACCAGCCGCAACAAGGCAGTGGCCGATGGCTACGCGGCCGCCGCGTCACGCGAGGCGTTTTTTGCCGAGGCCGATGTGCTCAGCGTGCACCTGCGCCTGAACGACGCCACCCGTGGCATCGTCACCGCTGCCGACCTGGCGCGCATGCAGCCAACGGCGCTGTTCGTCAACACCAGCCGCGCCGAGCTGGTGGCCACCGGCGCGCTGGAACAAGCGCTGACACAAGGCCGGCCCGGCTATGCAGCGCTCGACGTATTCGAATCGGAACCGCTGGCGCCAACCAGCGCGCTGCTGCGCATTCCGACCGTGCTGGCCACGCCGCACCTCGGTTACGTGGAGCAGGACAGCTATGAGCTGTACTTCCGCCATGCATTCCAGAACATCGTCGATTTCGCGGCCGGAAAGTTCGATGCGATCAACAATCCCGATTTCCAGCACAACGCGCGCAAACTGTCGCCTTAG